A window of the Anaerolineae bacterium genome harbors these coding sequences:
- a CDS encoding GntR family transcriptional regulator: MAQTATERAYRTIREKIIRLEYAPGELLVESGLAEELGTGRTPVREALKMLACENLVVIIPQRGIYVADISLTDLQEIAELRLAVEGLAAQLAAQRITPQQLERLRSLTHQLAHTAPGDVEKLMEIDRQFHLTVAEAAGNKHLADVIVSLYDKSLRLWRLALTRVGSVASSIERHEELLDALEYGNADKAAEIMREHVRDFHQRMREAF; encoded by the coding sequence GCAACCGAACGAGCCTATCGCACTATCCGGGAGAAGATCATCCGGCTGGAATACGCTCCCGGCGAATTACTGGTCGAATCCGGCCTGGCGGAGGAGCTGGGCACCGGCCGAACCCCGGTGCGCGAGGCCCTGAAAATGCTGGCCTGCGAGAACCTGGTGGTCATCATCCCCCAGCGCGGCATCTACGTGGCGGATATCAGCCTGACCGACCTGCAGGAGATCGCGGAACTGCGCCTGGCGGTGGAGGGGCTGGCGGCGCAGTTGGCCGCCCAACGCATCACCCCTCAGCAGTTGGAACGGCTCCGCTCCTTGACCCATCAGCTCGCCCATACGGCCCCGGGTGATGTGGAGAAGCTGATGGAGATCGACCGCCAATTTCACCTCACGGTGGCCGAGGCCGCCGGCAACAAACACCTGGCCGATGTCATCGTCAGCCTGTACGACAAGTCCCTGCGGCTCTGGCGGCTGGCGCTGACCCGCGTCGGTTCGGTCGCCAGCTCCATCGAACGCCATGAGGAGCTCCTGGACGCGCTGGAATACGGCAACGCCGATAAAGCGGCCGAAATCATGCGGGAACACGTGCGCGATTTTCATCAGCGTATGCGTGAAGCGTTCTAA